ttccctcacgtttccctccctgttccccctcacgtttctccccctttttctcctcccacatttcttgcttttttctcctctcatatttccttcccttttcttccctcacctttcccgCCATTTTCTCCCTTcacctttcctgccctttttcctctcacgtttccctccattttctccCTTCATGTGTcttcccctttttctcccctcacatttccctccctttttcttccctcacctttcctgccctttttctcctcacattcccacctttcccccTCACGTTTTCTGccctttctcccctcacattccCCACTATTTTGAGACCAGACTCAATGCTCCAGGCTCCTACAAaagcccagctgggctgcaaGGCCCAGAATCCATCCCAGGAGAGCCCAGAGAAGCAGGACCTgcttccagtgctgctcccagggccccTCTGTGGTGTCAGACTCAGCCTTACCGCATCAAACAGTTTCCAGAGCCTCTCCACGGCCTTCAGAGCCATGCTGCTGgcctctttcttcttcagctgccccagaacATTGCGGAAGGTGTCCAGAGCCGTCATCTCGGGCAGGaggcttttcattttcttggccTGTGTACAAGAGAGTTTCCATTCTGTGAGAATTTCAGCTCTCAAaacagccagcaggccacatcaTGGCAGGCAGGGCGTTCAGAGCACCATCCCCAAGCCACCATCTTCTCTGAGACCTCAGAGTCCAGGTGCCACATTCTGCCCCTGATAGATGCCTGCTCACCATATCGTCACTCTCCGACAGAGTCTCCAGAGCCCTGATCTTGCTAAGCTGCCTCAAGGTGGTTTCAGGAGGGGAATGGAGGCAGGAACCTGGCAGGGCTCAAAGACAAAGCAATCCCACCACAGGTCACTTACATCCATCAGCCACATCTCAGGGGTATTCTTGACCTCCTCCAGGAATGCCACAGGCCCATCCTTGTTCGTGATGTCGAAGCGTCCCAAAATCTCAATGGCCTCAAGGACGACTCCCATCCTCTCATCCGGCCCAAGGTACCTCCCAAAGGCctggggcaggaaggaagggagcAGAGGTCAGTGCCAGCCAGTGCCATTTTACCTCCTCATATTTCCCCCACTTTTCTCCCCTTACATTCCTATCCTTTAATCCCCTTTTCCCACCCTTCCCCCCCTCACGCTTccctccattttctcccctcacgtttccctcccttttctaCCCTcatgtttcctttccttttctcccctcacatttctcccacttttccccctcacttttcccaccatttttctcttgtgtttcccaccctttttctcccctcacgtttcccgctcttttctcccctcacatttcctgccctttcctcccatttttaCCCACAATTCCTCACAATTCTCATTTCACCAGGGACGTCCCCATTGATTCCGTGCCCTTTTTCACACACAAATCTCCCTGCTGATACCACAGGTGAGAGTCCCACAAGGTGGGATGGCTCCATACCTCAACTTTCCAGGCGTTGGATGCATTCACCCAGGAGGTGATCTCAGGTTCCCAATCTTCTGGGGGCTGGACATAACTCTCTGGGTTGTCACCTAAAAAGAAGTGATGGTGGCACCCACACCAAGAACAAGGGGCCATCACATTGCCAAGGAGGACAAATAGGTTTAAGTGGGGAATGCAGCCCACCACAGCTTATCTTACTTTTCTGCTCAGAGAGGAACGCCATCAGGGTGCTGAGAATCTCCACCACCGTTGACATGCTTTCATTTGGCTTGAACAGCATGAAAAACAGATTGCCCAGCAGCTTGCCCAGGACTGGGATCTGGATCTGGGCTCTGGGagcctcttcctcatcctcatcttcatcatcctgaggaagaggagcagaaggGTTGAGGTGAGGTCTGAGGGCAGttctggggctgtggctgtgccaggacacagggatggacggTGAGCAGTCCATACCTCCTTGGGGGCAGTGTCAGTCAGCATATGGCAGAGTGCCTTAATCCTGTCCATGGCTctctcctgcacttctgccctGTCAGACAGCAGGTATTCCAGCAGAACCTGCAAACACAGCAAATGCAggtgagaagaaaaagaaaaagttcttCCTCCCTTGAGAAAGAACTTTTGCTGATAAGCTGTTAAATATCagtgcatgactgataagaactgtaacatcccattgggagatgctccgcccagagggaggagccaagcatttaTAATCCAGTTTATCAATCCATTTATAATccaatttataatttttataatctaAAAGAGcagcacggctttctccactggattccccagaaaAAACTGCAGCTGCTTCTTCTTCCAATAGATCTTCAGAAGAAGAACACTGTAATTCTGCAGAATACTGTAATTATGTTTCCTTTtctacaagaaaacaaaaccctgctccaacagaaccacacctgacacttcagGTAGACTGCAATCACAATTCCAATTAGATTGCTGCCAACATAAAGTGTCAGGTTGAGTTCTGACTTTGCTGTCTCTGTTGTTCTAGAGACcagcattgtttattttatccttttttatttatttatttcagagccccttaatttaaaattcatagaAATTCAGAAAAGTAAAGGAAGTTTACATTCTCCATATCAGGAGAAACTTAGCAGAcccctgtctttccaaaccaagacacaagcaacttaattaaaaattcaaaatttaaattaatttaaaattaatttaaaataatttaatttaatttaaattaaataaaatccctttaatttaaaatttatagcaattcagaaaaggaaagaaagtttgcattctccatttcaggagaAGCTTAGCAggctcctgtctttccaaaccaagacacatgCAACTtaattgaaaatttaaaattttaattaattaattattaactaaattatttaataataaataaaatttatattaatctatatatataatataaataaattataatgtattatatttattatattatattttaaaaatatatataaatgtatactatattagatatatattatatatatcatatatgtaatatataatatatattatatataaatatatattacattattatattataatatattatattattataatatatgtatatactataatataatttattatattatgtaaatatgtatatttaaatatataaatattatatatatttaatttaatttaaaatttatagcaattcagaaaaGTAaagtttacattctccatttcaggagaAGCTTAgaagactcctgtctttccaaaccaagacacaagcaatttaattaaaactttaaaatttaaattaattattaagtaaataaattatttaataacaataaataagttttatattatttcataacttttaatatttaaattataaattaatattaatttatatataatataaattatgtatagtatataatatattttatattatataaatatatataaatatatataatatataattgcacataatataatataacagaatataacataacataacataacaacatattatattatattatattatattatattatattatattatattatatcatattatattatattatatcatattttattatattatagatATCTTTTATATAttgttatatataaatatatattatatataaatataatatataatattttataataatgtataatattataatatataacattatataattatataattattatatattataataatataatataatgtaatataatataatataatataatataatataatataatataatataatataatataatatattataacataatatattatagtataatataatattatataatattatattatatagttattataataattaataataattaattgaTAATcctaataataaataattaataataattaacaacttaattaaaattcaaagtttaaattaatttaaaataaatttaaatttaatttaagattaatattaaattaaaataaatttaatttaatttaatttaatataatttaatttaatttaatctaatttaatttaatttaatttaattttatttaattaatttaatttaatttaatttaatttaatttaatccccttaatttaaaatttttagcaATTCAAAGAAGTAAAGCCTCCAGCAAATCCTGCAGGGaggctccttcccccttcccccctcaGTGCTGACCTCCAGGATGTCCTGCATCATCTCGCTGCGCTTGGCGCCAGGAGTGTTGAGCATCATCACCTGCAGCATGGTGTCCATGGTGAGCAGGGCCTGCAAGGGGGGCACAGAGCAACGGTCACGATTCCGCTGTCCCTCACAGCACCAGGACTCTGATCTGACCCCAAAATGGGAGGAAATGACACGGGAACGGGCAGTGCTGGAACCCAGCAAGGGATGAAGAAATGAGGGTGGAAAGCTGAGACTGAATCTGCAGCCCAGTAGGCCTGGAAGCTTCTCAAGTGCTCCCAAAACTCACCCGAGTGCAGAGGTTTTCTTGCTCCTCCGGCATTTCCGCGCTTGGACGAAGGAAAAAGACGCTGTTGAAGCAGAGTCTTAAAACCTTTTTGATGTCCAGCAGTGCCCCGATGGTGCTGCCAAAAGAGAGAGGCCTAGTTGGAGCAGCACCTCAAGGTCTCCTGCAGCACCACTGAAGGTGCTGCGTTTTTCAATTCCCattgaaaaatgggaattgtgaggggaaaaaagagtggggaaagtgagaggaaaaaaggagggaagggaagggaagggaagggaagggaagggaagggaagggaagggaagggaagggaagggaagggaagggaagggaagggaagggaagggaagggaagggaagggaagggaagggaagggaagggaagggaagggaagggaagggaagggaagggaagggaaaggccTGAAGGCCTTTGGGCCTTTACCTCAGTCCAGCAAAGGCAAGCATGGCAAGGCGCCGCAGGCGATTGCGAATCTCATCCTTGGGCTCCAGGTTCAGCATggtctgcagagcacagctgggttgGAACATGGCAGCTGccagcacccagtgccaccagagCCATGCCCTGCCCTCACAGGGTAACGAGGGTCCCTGCCCCCTCACCTCAATCAAGTCCACCAGGTTGTATTTATTGGAGAACTCAGTCAGGTCCTCAGAGAAATCATGGACAATGGATTCTCTGCACAGGTTGGAGATGTTGTGCAGGAActcctccttctgctcctcctcctggaACTGGGGGGACAGTGACAACGGATCAGCATGAGGACACCTAGGGCCTTGAGAGAGCAGAGCCAACCACCATCAAACATGGATATACCTTGCTAGGATCGGTGGCAAAATCATAGATGAACTCCACGGAGTGGCGAGCATAAGTAGGAATCCAGCAATCATCTAAcaaagagggagagaagggagaaaTTCAGGGagtgctgtgacagcagagaGGAAGCAGCCGAAAATGGCTTCCGTTTGCTGttaggccccagccctgcccaatcCCTAAGGGCCCCTCACTCACTGAGTTGCTCCACCCTGGTCATCTCGATTGGCTCCGCTTCATATTTGCTCTTTTTAGGAACACGAGGCTTCTCCCAGCTCACGATGGGCAGGCTTGGAGAAGTCACTTCCATTCTTCAGAAGAAGGGAGTTCTTCAGAGAATGGGATGTTAAGTGTAGTTGAGTGAAAATCGTATTAATTTAAAGGCAAGAGTGAGCTGTGCTCGCAGGTTTGTCACCCAGCTGGGCACTTGCGTCCGCTCTGGTCGATGTCCAGGTGGACACTGAGGGTTGGGAGTTGCTGTCCCACCAACAGCTCCTCCGTGGAACACGGGAGGTGTCGCCTAGCGTCCATTGTGACACCCCCAGTGTTCCAAACTGAACGTTCCACCTGTGGATCCCTCTTACATAACCTGCTACATAACGAACAATTTcttctatattatatatagaataaatttcatttatattatatacagaaatgtatatattatatacatttctgtatatattatatacagaaatgtatatattatatacagaattttttatattatatacagAATATACAGAATCACTTTATTTATAGAGAATAACTTATTAAAAAGCAGCAATGAAACAGAGTCCTGAGCTGCCAAAACTTATGGATGGTAAAAAAGATCAAGGGCTGTGAGGGTGATGGACATGGAGACAGCCAGGAGTGGAAGACTTAAGGGGAAATGCTGATTTTGAGGGGGAAAtatgaaagggagaaaaaggcaggagcaaaaaggtgggaaaggtgaggggaaaaaatgttggGAAATATGAGGGGGAGAAAATGGTGGGAAGTGTGAAgggagaaaagagcaggaaacgtgaggggaggaagggatgggaaacatgagggaaaaagggcaggaaacaggaggtaaaaaaatgggaaatgtaagGGGGAAAATTATAGGAAAAGTGAGGGGATAAAATGATAGGAaaagtgaggggagaaaagagtggGAGACATGAGGATGGAAAGGGTGAGAAACATGAGGgggggaaaaggcagaaaatgtgaggaggtaaaaaatgggaaatgtgggggaaaatagGGTGGGgaaagtgagaggaaaaaatgatgggaaaagtaagaggagaaaagagcaggaaacatgaggggagaaaatggcaaaaacttgaggggagaaaaggcagaaaatgtgaggaaaataaagggaaatgtgaggagaaatagggtgggaaaagtgagaggaaaaaatgttaGAAAAGGTGAGAGGAAAGAATGTCAGGAAAtgagaggggagaaaagggtgggaaactTGAGGGGAGAAAacagtgggaaatgtgaggtaaaaaatggaaaatgtgagagaaaaaagggtgggaaatATGAGAGAAAAAATGATGGGAattgtgaggggagaaaagagtggGAGACATGAGGGGGGAAAGGGTGAGAAacatgaggggggaaaaaggcagaaaatgtgaggaggtaaaaaatgggaaatgtgggggaaaatagggtgggaaaagtgagaggaaaaatggtaggaaaggtgagaggaaaaaatggaaatgtgaacggagaaaagagcaggaaatttGAGGAGAGAAATgggcaggaaatgtgaggggagaaaaggaaaggaaatgtgaGGGAGGGAAGAGTGGTAGACGTGAGGGGAAAAGTGCATGAAATATGAtgggaaaaaaggtggaaaatatgaggtaaaaaattgaaaatgtaAGAGAAAAACATGTGGGAAACgagaggaaaaaatggtgggaaatgtgaggggagaaaagtgagggaaatgtgaggggagaaggctgtgaaatgtgaggggaaaaaaggcagaaaatgtgaggaggtaaaaattgggaaatggggggggggggaatagGGTGGGAAAAGTGAGAGGAAATTGTTAGGAAaggtgagaggaaaaaatggtgggaaatgtgaacgcagaaaagagcaggaaatttGAGGAGAGAAATgggcaggaaatgtgaggggagaaaagggtgggaaatgtgaggggagaaaagagtgagagacatgaagaaaaaaaaaggcagaaaatgtaaggcaaaaaatgagaattgtgagggataaaagggtgggaaatgtgagagAAAAATGTTAGGAaccgtgaggggagaaaagggcaggaaaatgtgaggggagaaaagagtggGAGACATGAGGGGGGAAAGGGTGAGAAacatgaggggggaaaaaggcagaaaatgtgaggtaaaaaatgggaaatgtggggggaAATAGGGTGGGAAAAGTGAGAGGAAATATGGTAGGAAaggtgagaggaaaaaatgtcaggaaatgggagggaagaaaagagcTGTAaacatgaggggagaaaagggcgggaaatgtgaggggagaaaaggaaaggaaatgtgaGGGAGGGAAGAGTGGGAGACGTGAGGGGAGAAATGCATGAAATATGATgagaaaaaaggtggaaaatatGAGGTAAAAACTTGAAAATGTAAGAGAAAAAAGGGTGgggaacaagaggaaaaaatggtgggaaatgtgaggggagaaaagtgagggaaacgtgaggggagaaggccgtgaaatgtgaggggaaaaaaaggcagaaaatgtgaggaggtaaaaaatgggaaatgtgggggaaaacaggctgggaaaagtgagaggaaaaatggTAGAAAAGGTGAGGGggagaaaagggtgggaaatgtgaggggagaaaagagctgtaaacatgagggggaaaaaaggcagaaaatgtgaggtaaaaaatgtgaaatgtggggtgaaaaagagtgggaaaagtgagaggaaaatacgtcgggaaacgtgaggggaggaAAGAGCGTGAAACATGAGGGGGAAATGGTGGAAAACATGAggtaaaaaatgagaaatgtgagggggaaaagggtggaaaattgtgaggaaaaaatggtggtaaacatgaggggaaaatagtgggaaatgtgaggggagaaaaaggcaggaaaagtgAGATTTCAAATGGGAAACTAGAGGGGAAAATGAGTGGGAAAAGTGAGTAGAAAAAATGTcaggaaacgtgaggggagaaaaggatgggaaatgtgaggggacgAAAGGGCAGGAAGTGtgagagggaaaagggcagaaaatgtgaTTGGTAAAGTGCAAAATATCAGGCAAAAAtggcgggaaacgtgaggggacaAAAGAGTAGGAGATGTgagggggggaagggagaaaaaaatgagaaaaaagtcAGGagatgtgaggggagaaaagggagggaaacgtgagggagaaaatgggggaaaatgtgagggagaaaatggggggaaatgtgaggggaaaatgggggaaatgtgagggggaaatgggaagcatgagggggaaaagggaaggaaatgtgagggggcaaagggagggaaatgtgagggcaggaaaggagggaaaggcCTGATAAGCCAACCCCTGATAAACCAGCCCCTTGATAAACCAATCCCCTGATAAGCCAGCCCCTTGATAAGCCAACCCccttgttatgtttgcccaattatcccatcgtaagaaaaaacccaacaatatTTGAGACAGCAGCAATTTTTAATCGAATCGTTTAAAAAATATACATCGACAGtataatttgattaaaaataagggataatttggttccaaaaGCAGCGCATAAGCGAAAGATAACcgcggggtacggagtgcagggctctggacCCTTTGCCACCTCACGTACGAGCTTGCCAAAGTCGCTGATGaaggcctctcctcttcctcttcgtcctttaattcaccttaattcacctttgggttacacacgCGCATCAAGCCGGTACAAGGGAAGCAAAAACTAACATATTACTGTATTTAAACATCAAAGCAAGAAAAGAgtgagaaatgtgaggggagaaaagggcccAAAATATGAGGGGAATAAAgagcaggaaatgtgagggggaaaagagtgggaaatgtgagaggggaggaaaaaatgcaggaaatgtgaggggaaaaaggggaagaaatatgaggggaaaagagtgagaaatatgaggggagaaaagggagggaaatgtgaggggggaGGAAAGGGTGGGAAACATGATGGGAGAAAAGGGCCCAAAATGTGAGAGGAATAAAAAGCAGGAACGGTGAAGGAAAAAGTGGGaaacatgagggggaaaaagggtaaaaaatgtgaggggaataaaggggggaaaagagcGTGAAACATGAGGGAGAAATGTGAtggaaaaaggagggaaatgtgaggggagaaaggctggaaaacatgaggggaataaagagcaggaaatgtgaggggcaaaagagtggggaatgtgaggggagagaaaaagggaaatgtgaggggagaaaagggagggaaatgtgaggggaaataaagggaaacatgagggagaaaagagtgggaaaCCTGAGGTGAGGAGACAAAAATGGAGGGAAACAtaaggggagaaaaggcagcaaatGGAATGAAAAAGGGCCAGGAAACACCGAAAGAGAAGAAACCATGAAGTGGGAAAGGTGGGAAAAGCGCTCCCCGATTCCTCaggtgccccctccccaaaatgaaGCACAAAGACTCTGGGGGATTGCTcagattctttatttttattgggGCTCATGGGGCCTTCGTCACCCACACACTCTTCTTCCTCACCACCATGGGCCCGTGGCTCTGCAGGACGGTGGCAAAAATGGGGGTCAGCACCCCAAAATGAGGGAGAACCCCTCAAACGTCACCTCAAAATCCATCCCACCAATTAAACACCCCCCCTCCAAATTAAAAATCTCCTAATTAAACCTCCCAAATTAAAGATCCCCCAAATACAGCCCCAAAGATCACCAGTTAACTCCCTCAATTAAAGGCCCCCCTGATTAACATCCCTAATTAAACATCTCCATTTAATCTCCCCCAATTAAAGCAACCACTAATTAAACCCCTTAATTAAAACACCCCAATTAAACCCAAGTAAAACCCTTCTATTTAACCCCCCAATTAATCCTCCCAACCAAACCCCACCAATTAAATACACCCCAATTAAACTTCCCAATCAAACCCCCTAATTACATAGGGGAGGTTTTAATTCATTAAttgattaaaattaattaattaaaattaatagcaCCCCAAATGAAGCACCCCCTCACCATTTTTTGTCACCA
The sequence above is a segment of the Zonotrichia albicollis isolate bZonAlb1 chromosome 35, bZonAlb1.hap1, whole genome shotgun sequence genome. Coding sequences within it:
- the LOC141726468 gene encoding uncharacterized protein LOC141726468; its protein translation is MEVTSPSLPIVSWEKPRVPKKSKYEAEPIEMTRVEQLNDCWIPTYARHSVEFIYDFATDPSKFQEEEQKEEFLHNISNLCRESIVHDFSEDLTEFSNKYNLVDLIETMLNLEPKDEIRNRLRRLAMLAFAGLSTIGALLDIKKVLRLCFNSVFFLRPSAEMPEEQENLCTRALLTMDTMLQVMMLNTPGAKRSEMMQDILEVLLEYLLSDRAEVQERAMDRIKALCHMLTDTAPKEDDEDEDEEEAPRAQIQIPVLGKLLGNLFFMLFKPNESMSTVVEILSTLMAFLSEQKSDNPESYVQPPEDWEPEITSWVNASNAWKVEAFGRYLGPDERMGVVLEAIEILGRFDITNKDGPVAFLEEVKNTPEMWLMDVSDLWWDCFVFEPCQVPASIPLLKPP